The region CTTCAACTTTAAACAGCCGCACTTGCGAAAGACTTCTTGTCGCCCGCAGTGTGGGTAACACTAGTTATATTCTACTTTTGGTTAAAGTACTTAAAAGTTGAATCATCATTATTATTACTTATTTGTACATTATTAGTTGGGAAACCATAATACATGGTCATAGTAGTTTTCATTAATTTCCTCTTTAAAAAGAATATAATAAGTCCGAACAGGAATAATAAAAATGTGTTTAATGAAGGCTGAGTGATGAAGTAAATCAAACCAAATATTAAAATTGTTACATGATAATTTCTAAAAATATTATTTATTATCTTATATAAAGACGTACAAAAAGTTATAAATGAATTTACGCCATCCATCTCAATCACCTACTTCGCAGATTATTACTAATATAACCTATAAAGATTAAAATATTCTTTGATCTTGGGAAATATCCCCCTCCAAATCAGGATCTGATCCAGTTATAGTTTAAAGCGTTACAGTTGTTCTCTTTTGCTGTTATGAGTGCAAAAAACGATTATTTTTCGTCTACAATCACTATACATTCAATATAAACGTCTTGTTGTGTGAAATACGTACGTAAGAGAGGTACGCACGTGATGGAGTATTACTTGATGGCGGTGGCTGCCATCCGTATCTAATGATGATTCGCTCCTTTTTGCCGGAAGCTTCCCGGTCAACATGTCAGTCAAATAATTTCGGATCATACAGGTAAAGTAAATTGCCAGTGGATCATGGTTAGGCTCGTAGGATTCAGAGGTGTGGGAGACTGTGTTACCCATTGTAGCCCAATTGGAAGAAGCGTATGAAATACTTGATGAGATGGTTAAATGATTACATAAAGAAAACACCCCATATCGTCTGATCAGGGGTGTTTGTAAATGTGAATTCGCTGACATAGCGGATTTGGATCTTTGCCGGTTCGCTCATTTTGTTTTATTTTCCCGAATTCTGGAACACGTTTTGCAGCCCCATGCTTGTTAAGGACGCGCTAACTTGGGTTTTTTATATTCAGCCTTTCGCTTATATACAACTTTACCTACCTCTTCTATTCCTTTTACGGAAGGCGCAACAACACTAATCGCATCAACCGCTTTTCCAACCTTATAAGAAAAATTATCGGGGTATTGAACTTTGACTTTTTTAATCATTCAGCACACCTCCAAATAGATAGTTTACACTAGACAACAATTCATGGTTCACTACAAACAGTTGATTAAAATTGCTCTCAGTAAGATTCCCTCTACCTCGAATGTGTATAGTTAAAACTAACTCCTTACCTATAGGATAGCATAAAAGGTATGTATTTACCAAAAAATCCTCCAATAAAATAACTTGCTCTTCAGAATTAAGGAAGCTATCCACAACTAAGATTTTATTACCTTCTTCCCTCTCATTGTTTATATTGAAAGGGTAAAACTTATTCCTTCCTTCATTACCTGCAATTTGCTCTAAGCCTTTTTTCTCAACTACTTTCCATATCCCAGCTCCAACTACATTAAAACCATCTGGAGGCATAAAAGAACTTCGGAAAGCTTCATATAAATGTTCATATTTATTAACACTGTCACTTAGTAAAGATTTTGTGAATTGCATATAAAAACCTAACACCATGTTACTTTTATTTAATTGATCTTTTGTTTTTTCTAACAAATTTATCGGATCCTTAAACACTCCATACCTACGAATTGCTTGATTAATCTGTTGAGAAGCCCGACTAACAGCTGAAACATAATCGCCATCAGCCCTTATTTCGTAGTCTACAGTGGTTAAGCCATTTAAATCAGAGGGCAGAATATATTCATGTCTACCTTCTCCAGGTTTATTTCCAACCCTATCCGGAACAATAAAAAACACACGCCCTTTTCTTAATTTCCCCCAAAACAGACCCATTTCAAACAGAGTATTATCACGTGTTTTGAGCATTTTCTTCCCTCGCATCTCAACGACATCATCAGG is a window of Virgibacillus ihumii DNA encoding:
- a CDS encoding TIR domain-containing protein is translated as MENHKPKVFIGSARESMDYVNAIHEQIHYYAEVTPWYAGVFQVNDYNMDSLEKQLDSNDYAVFIFSPDDVVEMRGKKMLKTRDNTLFEMGLFWGKLRKGRVFFIVPDRVGNKPGEGRHEYILPSDLNGLTTVDYEIRADGDYVSAVSRASQQINQAIRRYGVFKDPINLLEKTKDQLNKSNMVLGFYMQFTKSLLSDSVNKYEHLYEAFRSSFMPPDGFNVVGAGIWKVVEKKGLEQIAGNEGRNKFYPFNINNEREEGNKILVVDSFLNSEEQVILLEDFLVNTYLLCYPIGKELVLTIHIRGRGNLTESNFNQLFVVNHELLSSVNYLFGGVLND